GCCGATCTTGCATTCTTCCGGAGTGATCACGCCAGGGCAGTTGGGACCGACGAGAACCGACTTGCTCTTGCGAACCGTTTCATAAACGGGAACCATGTCCAAGACTGGCACCCCTTCGGTGATTGCACAAATCACGTCGATACCGGCGTCGACCGCTTCCAAAATAGCATCGGCGGTGAACGGAGGCGGCACGAAGATCATCGTGGCGCTGGCACCTGTTTCTTTGACGGCTTCTTCCACGGTGTCCCAGACCGGCAGGCCTTCGACCGTTTGGCCCCCTTTGCCCGGCGTGACACCGCCGACCATCTTGGTGCCGTATTCCTTGCAGCCTTTGGTATGGAACTCGCCGACCTTGCCGGTGATGCCCTGACAAATGACCTTGGTGTCTTTATTGACGAGGATGCTCATGATTTGTCTTCAGTTTTTAGTGTTCAGTTTTCAGCAAGATTCGAGGACACAGCGTCAGTTTTCTTTCGACTGAAAACTGAACACTTCATACTTGAGCTAGGCAACTGTCGCGACGACTTTCTTCGCGGCATCGGTCAGCCCATCGGCGATGATGATATCAATGCCAGATTCAGCCAACATCTTGCGGCCTTCTTCGACTTCGGTTCCTTCCAAACGAACCACGAGCGGAACGTTGAAGTCGAGCTTCTTGTAGGCTTCCAGCAACGCACCGGCGATTGTCGTGCAACGCATGATGCCGCCGAAGATATTCACCAGAACGGCCTTCACGTTGTTGTCGTCCAGCAGAATGCTGAATGCTTCGGTGACCTGATCGACATTGGCTCCGCCCCCCACATCCAGGAAGTTGGCCGGTTCGCCGCCGTGCAGCTTGATGATGTCCATCGTGCTCATTGCCAGGCCGGCACCGTTGACCAGGCAGCCGATGTTGCCGTCGAGCTTCACATAGCTGAGCCCCGTGTTGCCGGCACGCACTTCAGCAGGTTCTTCTTCGGAAAGGTCACGCAGCTCGGCGATGTCCTTGTGACGGAACATGGCGTTCTCGTCGAAGGTCATCTTGCAGTCCAAAGCGATCATGCCGCCGTCGCCGGTGATGACCAGAGGGTTGATTTCAGCCAACGCACAGTCCGTATCGACATAGACTTTGCAAAGTCCTTTGATGAATTTCTCGGCACTGCGAACCGCTGCCCCTTCGATGCCCAGCTTCTTGCACATCTTGCGGATCTGATAGCTTTGAGGGCCCAGGGCCGGATCGAAGTGTTCTTTGAAGATCTTCTCAGGCGTTTCAGCCGCGACTTCTTCGATCTCGGTACCACCTTCGCTCGACATCATCAGAACCGGCAGCTTGGCAGCACGGTCGAGCACGATGCCCAGGTACAGTTCGCGAGCGATGTCGCAACCTTCTTCAACCAACACCTGATTGACTTGCTTGCCTTCGGGGCCGGTCTGAATGGTGACCAGCTCTTTACCCAGCAGGTTCTTAGCAACGGTGGCGG
This is a stretch of genomic DNA from Bremerella alba. It encodes these proteins:
- the sucC gene encoding ADP-forming succinate--CoA ligase subunit beta — its product is MKIHEFQAKEILRQAGVAVPRSIVAKTAEEASAAYTELGGKIAVVKAQIHAGGRGKGTVKDNADQHGVQLVKSAEEAATVAKNLLGKELVTIQTGPEGKQVNQVLVEEGCDIARELYLGIVLDRAAKLPVLMMSSEGGTEIEEVAAETPEKIFKEHFDPALGPQSYQIRKMCKKLGIEGAAVRSAEKFIKGLCKVYVDTDCALAEINPLVITGDGGMIALDCKMTFDENAMFRHKDIAELRDLSEEEPAEVRAGNTGLSYVKLDGNIGCLVNGAGLAMSTMDIIKLHGGEPANFLDVGGGANVDQVTEAFSILLDDNNVKAVLVNIFGGIMRCTTIAGALLEAYKKLDFNVPLVVRLEGTEVEEGRKMLAESGIDIIIADGLTDAAKKVVATVA